One Lagenorhynchus albirostris chromosome 7, mLagAlb1.1, whole genome shotgun sequence genomic window, TTCTTTGGCCGTGGAATCTTGGAGATGAGACCCTCCGACTcgggcctctccctgcctggGCCACTCTCTCAGGCCTCCGCTGCATTTGAGACACCTGGTTTTCTTTCAGTTCTGCTGTCTCACCTCAGAacctttgcccatgctgttccctctacctggaacacatattctctcctctttccctttgaCAGCTTACCTTCTACTCATCCTTTACTCCTCTGCTCAAACATCCCTTCTTCCAGGAAGCATTCCTTGATCCCTCAGTCAGGGTTAAGTTACCAAtcacacatttcccctttggagCACATACCTTAttggcaattatttttaaatttgcttaaCTATTTGATTAAAGTCTGCCTCttccactagaatataaactaTATTCTATATTCTTGTGAGGGCAAAGGCCAAGCACAGtacttggtacatagtaggtactcaacaaatatttgtcgaGTGAACAAATGGTACAGGTTTTTCTTTTGCAGGGCTTCACATAAAGGATCTTCCATATTTTTTGTTACTTTGATTACATGTCCTCCTTCAGATGATGAATTCTTTTTTCACTTCTGCAGATATTCCTACTCCCTTcctgtcttttgttgttgttgacatttttttctgaaatggaaaaaaGGCTAAATGGAAAAGACTAAAAAAGTCTGTCTTCACTgtctttctgattataaaaataataaatgttctctgtaaaatttcaaataatacagATATATATGGAGCAGAAAATGGAAGTCTCCCCATAATCTCATCCCCCCAGAAAACAGGATTAATGATGTGTATCCTTCAGACATTTTTCTGTGCATAATGAAATGTATTGAGATTACattccaagcactgttctaaagcACTTTACAAAAGTTAAGTCATGTAATCCTCATAGCAGCTCTTTAGAGTAGAGCTATTACTATCCTGTCTTACAGCTGTGGAAACAGGCTTAGGAGCTAATCACACAGtgaataagtggcagagccagaacttgaacccaggctCCAGGTTCACACTCTTGACTGCTCTGCCAGTTCACTTCTGATGGGGTAGGAAAGAGACTTTCTACCATGTGTTCCCCTTTATATTTTGAgttttgaaccatgtgaatgtaTAACATtccaaaatggataaaagattgaaaaaaaattaataataaatttttagtaCACTAAGCTACCCTTTCTAAGCGACCCCTCTGAGCCATCAGAAACCACATTGTTGGGGTCTCTTTGCTCCAGAGACTCAGGTTGGAGGCTGAGGGAAATGGGATTGTGAATTTGATGATAGTATTGTACTGCATCTCTCCCATTCCCCGTACCTCTCCAGTTTCAGTGGGGTTGCTTCTGAGGATCTCCAGTCTCTACATACACATGCCAGCCCTGTTTTAGCTGGGAGACCTAGAGGAATTGGGATAGAGCTACACTAACAGGTAGGGACCAAGGTCCTGCAGTTACACACAAAGGCCTGTCTCAGCAGACCAGCTGACCACACAAAGGCCTGTCTCTGACACCTGGTTTCCCCCCATTGGTTCTCAGCATGCTGCCTCTGTCTATAGGTGATGAGGTCACTGTTAGCTGGTCTGTGCTACTCCGCAGCACCAGAGTGCTGCCCGCCAGTATGGATCTTCCCGTTTTGTGTAACTTTGAACATCTTTTTTGTTACGCCTTCAGATAGACCATGGCCCTGAGAGCATGTGGCTTGATCATCTTCCGAAGATGTCTCATTCCCAAGATGGACAACACTGCAATTGAGTTTCTACTGCTGCAGGCATCAGATGGCATTCATCACTGGACTCCTCCCAAAGGTGTGAGGCCAGAGGGGCGGGCTTTGGGGAAATGCCAAGCACTATGCAGAAATCCACCCTGCCAGGCACCCTGCTAGGCTTGCTTCCCAGTGATTGTGTagcaggagggggtggggtgggcaagaGCTCTTGATCCTTTCTACATACAAAGTCTCCATGCCAGGCCAGAGAAGAACTGGAAATAGAACTCTGTGGCTGAATTCCAGGGCAGAAGCAAGacctggttttctttccttttttttttcctcttctccgcgccatgcagcatgtgggatcttagttcccgaccagggattgaacccgtgccccctgcagtgaaagcacggcgtcttaaccactggactgccagggaagtcatAACACCTGGTTTTCTTGCATCAGTCACCAGAGCCTCTGTGGTGAACGGCTGGGTAGGGGAAGAGGCACTGGGCTGGGAATTGAGGACCTTGGGGTCAAGTTATTATTGGGCTACAGGTCAGGAGCCCATAGTGAACAGCCCCCAGACAGAAGGGAGCAAGTGGGGTCGGGGAGGGGTGAACAAGACTCCAAGGTtggaagaaaacaaggaagtgggaataggaaataaaatttccACATTCAAGTTTCACTGAGGAGAAACAaggtgaaaaaaaagagaagtgtcACAGATACTATGAATAGGAATATTCACACTTGCCTCCTGATCACCAGAGTCACACTGCACGGTCCCTCTCGCTGAAAGATTTCAAAGGACCTCTCTGAATTTTTCCCTGCTTGGGCCTGGGGGAGAAGTTACCCTGTTAACACCGATGGGCAGAGTGCTGAATAGATGCTGCTGGGCAGGGTGTGCTCAGAGACTCCCACACAGTTCTGAGGGAAGGTCGGGCATCCTGGATCAGCGTCACCTGTCTCACCACCAgcatccctcccaccttcctcccctgGTGCATCACCTACCTGTCTTTGTGTCCGTGGCTATATGAGgtgctatacagagaaaattcgCTAGCAGCTGTGAATGAAAATGGGCTTTTAAGTCCAAGCTCCTGGCTGCTTTCTGTGGGAGCTGTGCAGCAGCAGCTGACTCAGGGCAGTGCTCTGAGGACCGCTGGGAAGGAGGAGGCTAGGATGTAGCCCTGTCTTTGAACTAAGAAGAGAACAGCTAAGAATTCCTGCTCTCTATGAGCTCCTGAACCAGGAGGCCCCCAGCAACTTGCTGGAGCCATGTGTTGACCGAGGCTGCCAGACCCCTCTCAGGCCTTCTTGGCACCCCCTGGGCAAGCTGAGAACTTGCAGGGAGGGCTTGAGGCAAAGCTGAGGGCTGCTCGCAGTCTGCAGAGCTTCAAGTTCTCTTACAACAGTTTCTTGGCAGTTGTCTGATTGGGTTTGGGCCTTGCCAACAAATTTTCTTAGAACTGGCTCTCAGCTTGTCCTTAGTCTACGTTCCCATCAGGACTTTCCCTATGAAACTGGAAACTGGCCTTGCTCAGTTAGAAAGATGAAAACAATTTGGAAGAGCCTTGATAGCTACTTGGAAACAGCTGCTGCCGGTGCCTCGGTGCAGGGTTCGGAGACAGACCGTTGGCCCTGGGACTTCAGAGACCAACTGCAGACAGTGTTAAGTCTTCACTGCATTGTAGGTGAAGTGCTCCCTCTTCAGCCAGCTCCCACCTGGCAAGAAAGGACTGCCCCTCTTTGGGAAAATCACGTTAAGGTGTCCCAGGGAAGGGTCTCCCTGAGAATATGGGATGAAGAGAactccaaagaaaaataaagtagagatCTGAGGGAGGCTGTCTCTCTCACCATCGAAGGGCAGTATTCTAGACCAGACTTGCCAAATACATGTTTTGTTTCACTCTCTGTAGAGAagatggggtggggaagagggattGCCCAGACACCACAGAGCCAGACACTGCCTGCCCTGTACCCCATCCCTAGGCATGTTAGAATATTGCCAAAGCTTAGCAACACCTAGAAAAGTCGCCAGAGACCCCAGCTTTAAATCATCTGACCTGGAAAATCCAGCTTTGTTGAAGATTATATCCacctcctcttcttttctcctaaCCAGGCCATGTGGAACCAGGAGAAAGTGACTTGGAAACAGCCCTTCGGGAGGCTCAGGAGGAAGCAGGCATAGAAGCAGACCAGCTGACCATCATTGAGGGATTCAGAAGGGAGCTCAATTATGTGGCCAGGGAGAAGCCTAAAACCGTCATCTACTGGCTGGCGGAGGTAAAGGACTACGACGTGGAGGTCTGTCTCTCCCACGAGCACCAGGCCTATCGCTGGCTGGGGCTGCATGAGGCCTGCCAGTTGGCTCAGTTCAAGGAGATGCAGGCGGTGCTCCAGGAAGGACACCAGTTTCTCTGCTCCACAGTGGTCTGAACTGACCAGATCAGGGTCTTTTGCCTCCGTAGGATCCTTGAGGGCTTCTGAGGTGAACTACCTTTGCTTCCAGGGAAGCCTGTGCTGGTCTTTGGCTCATTATAGCAGATTGCAGACAGGCTGGTAAAATCAGCTGAGGACCCTCAGAGAAGAGCAAGCAAAAATCTCAGCTGggtggaaaggaagggaaaggagtttaaaaaaaaaaaaaaaaggccaagccCAGTGAGTGCATCCTTATACTTTATGAATAAACCTCAAGCAGCTTATCTCTCCTTCTAACCTGCTGTATTTATTTCATGGGCTCTTGCCTTGGGTGGGGAGAAAAGCTAGAGTTAATCAGAGCTCTGACCTTAGCTGGAGGGAATCCTGTGTCCAAGCACTGTACCCCAGAGAAGCTGAGGGACGGAGTCAGAATCAGAGAGACCCAACGCTACCGGGTGGCTCTCCTGCCTCTGGACCTCCAagcaccctcaccccaccccaccggtGTACCTGAGACATAATGACTTGTAGCGGACAGGATATACAAGCGAGTGGGACTGGAGCGCAGGAATGGAGTCTGCTATACAATCGGCCCACCGTATCCGCGGATATCGAGGGCCGAAGGTGGGACTCAAACATCCTCAGAATTTGGTATCCTCAGTGGGTCCTCAAACCAATCCTCCGCGGATAACAAAGGACGATTGTACTCGCTAATGTATCACTCCCTGGCACCAGGCACATATGTTataggttctcagtaaatatttcctaAGGTAATTCGAGACCCAAGGAACATTGGAACAAATCCCCAGTCACAACagggaaaggaaggacaggcaaCCCTGGGCCATCAGGTCAGTGACACATACACTCCAACCTCCCAGCCCAGTCCTGACTCCCAGGGTCAGCGTGGTTGTCAGCATGACTGAGGCCACTGGCAAGGGGCAGGCCTGAGCCTGGGGGGCTCAGCTGGGCCACCCGGCAGCCCTGTCACTACCCCGTGCATTCCTCGCCTGCCGCTGCCTTCCCCGCCTTTAGCAAGCCCTCATCATTGGCATTTCTCTCTTCCCACCTGCTCCCTTTTTCCACAATTCAACTGTAAGATCCAGAGCCGCAAGAGCTGGGTCTCAGCCCTCTTTCCCCTTGCTACTAGGGCTCAAGGAATGCAGAGCAGGTGTTAGATCCTACAGCCCTTCCAGGAGCTGTTAGCAGCTGGACTCATGTGGATTTCATTAGAGGGTTGTTGCCCAATGAAGTGCAGAAGCTTGGATGGGAAGGGGCATTGGCAAAGGTCAACCTGGATTACCAGGGTCA contains:
- the NUDT2 gene encoding bis(5'-nucleosyl)-tetraphosphatase [asymmetrical] codes for the protein MALRACGLIIFRRCLIPKMDNTAIEFLLLQASDGIHHWTPPKGHVEPGESDLETALREAQEEAGIEADQLTIIEGFRRELNYVAREKPKTVIYWLAEVKDYDVEVCLSHEHQAYRWLGLHEACQLAQFKEMQAVLQEGHQFLCSTVV